GGAGGGCAACCTGGCCGCGGTGAAGCGGGGCTACGAGGAGGCAAAGAGCGATGTTTAAACTGAAAAACTGGAAAGAGATCCCCATCGGCGGCACCATCGACATGCCCGGCTCCGCCCTGGAGAACAAGACCGGTTCCTGGCGCGTGGACCGCCCCGTCTGGGACGGCTCCAAGTGCATCAGCTGCTTCCGCTGCTGGGTCTACTGCCCCGACATGAGCATCATCGTCGAGGACGGCAAGGTCCGCGGCATCAATTACGACTACTGCAAGGGCTGCGGCAT
This is a stretch of genomic DNA from Acidobacteriota bacterium. It encodes these proteins:
- a CDS encoding 4Fe-4S binding protein: MFKLKNWKEIPIGGTIDMPGSALENKTGSWRVDRPVWDGSKCISCFRCWVYCPDMSIIVEDGKVRGINYDYCKGCGICAHECPEKVRALSMQREK